A genome region from Methanococcoides burtonii DSM 6242 includes the following:
- a CDS encoding NAD(+)/NADH kinase yields MAIKKIGIVSRCDHTDALEMVSSIVDNFGSKVKVALSPNTALPLKLEGVEVIPVELMREHGVELLISVGGDGTVLRNIARMEDPLPILGINMGTVGFLVEVNPSEAISTIEKVLEGFKYSERSRLAIDLNGESIPAATNEVVLTTARPAKILTFRITIDDQKAEEMRADGVVIATPTGSTAYAMSAGGPLIDPAVNATLIVPLAPFKLSARPWVVPASSIIKVEMIVPEKEAALVVDGQYTHTIQKSDVVTLTMSGMPARFVEISASGFYERVQNKLR; encoded by the coding sequence ATGGCTATCAAAAAGATCGGGATCGTATCAAGATGTGACCACACGGATGCACTTGAGATGGTCAGCAGTATAGTTGATAATTTCGGGTCAAAAGTGAAAGTAGCATTATCCCCCAATACAGCTCTCCCTTTAAAGCTTGAAGGTGTGGAGGTCATACCTGTTGAGCTGATGAGGGAACATGGTGTTGAACTGCTGATCTCTGTTGGCGGAGATGGGACTGTTCTTCGAAATATTGCCCGTATGGAGGACCCTCTTCCGATACTTGGAATTAATATGGGTACAGTGGGTTTTCTTGTGGAGGTCAATCCGTCCGAAGCGATAAGTACCATTGAAAAAGTCCTTGAAGGTTTCAAATATTCCGAACGTTCCAGGTTGGCTATTGATCTTAATGGGGAATCCATTCCTGCTGCTACCAATGAGGTTGTGCTAACGACCGCAAGACCTGCAAAGATACTGACTTTCAGAATAACCATAGATGATCAAAAAGCAGAGGAGATGCGTGCTGATGGTGTTGTTATTGCAACTCCTACCGGATCTACTGCTTATGCTATGAGCGCAGGTGGTCCTCTGATCGATCCTGCAGTGAATGCGACATTGATCGTACCACTTGCACCATTTAAATTATCAGCAAGGCCCTGGGTTGTTCCTGCAAGCAGTATTATCAAAGTAGAAATGATCGTGCCGGAAAAGGAAGCTGCACTTGTTGTCGATGGCCAGTATACGCACACGATCCAGAAGAGCGATGTGGTAACATTAACAATGTCAGGTATGCCTGCCAGATTTGTAGAGATATCTGCCAGTGGTTTCTATGAAAGAGTGCAGAACAAGCTTAGATAA
- a CDS encoding homocitrate synthase family protein: protein MANTDYSKNELMNFIDQSPLDIEICDVTLRDGEQTPGVAFTRDEKIDLALELDSIGVEVIEAGFPVVSTSEKDIVKEISNLGLDASICCLARSVIDDVDAAIDCDVDIVSIFIAMSDLHLKFKYHKSCADVFSCAMGAIEHAKDHGLKVRFAAEDATRTNIETLKRAFLAAEDYHVDYVSIADTIGILSPATTHYLVSEIKKVVHTPICIHCHNDLGMATANTLVAAEAGAKQLHTTINGIGERAGNASLEELLVALRVQHGIETYDTTKLNSISRKLEEYSGLPTAVNKAVVGKYAFTHESGIHVMAILEEPRTYELFTPEMVGGKRNLVVGKHTGKKALKGIVNDLGYELDNDELCELINKVKNCTEVKKGISRERLEEMIRNVQSH from the coding sequence ATGGCAAATACTGATTATTCTAAAAATGAACTAATGAACTTCATTGATCAGAGTCCTCTTGATATCGAGATATGTGATGTTACATTAAGAGATGGCGAACAAACTCCTGGTGTTGCTTTTACAAGAGATGAAAAAATCGACCTTGCCCTTGAACTTGATTCTATCGGCGTTGAGGTCATTGAAGCTGGTTTTCCAGTAGTCTCGACTTCGGAGAAAGATATTGTCAAGGAGATCAGCAATTTGGGACTTGATGCCAGCATCTGCTGCCTTGCACGCTCTGTCATAGATGATGTCGATGCAGCTATCGATTGCGATGTTGATATTGTCAGCATATTCATTGCTATGTCAGATCTTCATTTAAAGTTCAAATACCACAAAAGCTGTGCTGATGTTTTCAGTTGCGCGATGGGTGCTATCGAGCATGCAAAGGATCACGGTCTCAAGGTAAGGTTTGCCGCTGAGGATGCCACAAGGACTAATATTGAGACCCTCAAAAGGGCCTTTCTGGCAGCAGAAGATTATCATGTGGACTATGTGAGCATTGCTGATACCATTGGTATATTGAGTCCGGCTACAACACACTATCTTGTCAGTGAGATCAAGAAGGTCGTTCATACACCTATCTGTATCCACTGCCACAATGATCTTGGGATGGCGACCGCAAATACGCTGGTTGCTGCTGAAGCTGGTGCAAAACAATTACATACAACTATTAACGGCATCGGTGAGCGTGCAGGTAATGCATCTCTTGAGGAGCTGCTGGTGGCATTGAGGGTACAGCATGGTATTGAAACGTATGATACGACCAAACTGAACAGCATTTCCCGGAAACTCGAGGAATATTCAGGCCTTCCCACAGCTGTTAATAAAGCTGTTGTTGGAAAATATGCGTTTACACATGAATCTGGTATTCATGTAATGGCAATTCTTGAAGAACCAAGGACCTATGAACTTTTCACTCCTGAGATGGTTGGTGGCAAACGCAATCTTGTTGTTGGCAAACATACTGGTAAAAAGGCTTTGAAAGGTATTGTAAATGATCTTGGATATGAGCTTGACAATGATGAATTATGCGAATTGATTAACAAAGTAAAGAACTGTACTGAGGTAAAAAAAGGTATTTCAAGGGAAAGGCTTGAGGAAATGATCCGCAATGTGCAGTCACATTGA
- a CDS encoding TIGR00288 family NYN domain-containing protein — protein MQNVKTGLNSIVKYLSTKKETGRRSIGLLVDGPNVLRKEFNVNLEEIRDVLKEYGNVKIGRVFLNQYASDKLVEAIENNGFEPIICSSDVDVRLAVEGMELVYNPTIDTIALVTRDADFKPLLNKANEHGKETILFGVEPGFSTALRNSADYVIILENNQMNYHAEETTENKNERSFFKHSLN, from the coding sequence ATGCAGAATGTTAAAACCGGATTAAACTCCATTGTCAAGTATCTTAGTACAAAGAAGGAAACCGGCAGGAGAAGCATTGGTCTTTTGGTAGATGGTCCTAATGTATTACGCAAGGAATTCAACGTCAACCTTGAAGAGATACGTGATGTACTAAAAGAATACGGCAACGTGAAGATCGGCCGAGTGTTCCTGAACCAGTATGCATCAGATAAACTTGTAGAAGCTATTGAGAACAATGGGTTCGAGCCGATCATCTGCTCCAGTGATGTTGATGTTCGTCTTGCAGTAGAAGGGATGGAACTTGTATATAACCCAACTATCGATACAATAGCACTTGTCACAAGAGATGCTGATTTTAAGCCTCTTCTGAACAAAGCCAACGAGCATGGTAAAGAGACAATATTATTTGGTGTTGAACCCGGATTCTCAACAGCACTTCGAAATTCAGCAGATTATGTGATCATACTTGAGAACAATCAAATGAACTACCATGCTGAAGAAACAACTGAAAATAAGAATGAAAGGAGCTTCTTCAAGCATTCCTTAAACTAA
- a CDS encoding rhomboid family intramembrane serine protease: protein MDNKCWICGKQEPMMFTCRFCGKSYCSDHRLPERHACTGLDRDTGQYNDHSDNNYRSDHNSSGQVPGTNMDELVKNMMKEAAKTAAKGAASQAARRTRSSIKTSPSMAIIFICIVSFFLKIIPGYVASFQLLPSLMFLKPWTLITHMFLHASFGHLFFNMLVLFFFGRELEKRIGKDLFLYVYFISGIIAALGYSITSANNVPIIGASGAIMGVFAALTILAPNMEVYVYFIPMKIKYALLLFVLLDFMLLNANDMVAHTAHLSGVLVGVIMGYKIKKTIVPRSQNSYGFRR from the coding sequence TTGGATAATAAATGCTGGATATGTGGTAAACAAGAACCTATGATGTTCACCTGTCGCTTTTGTGGAAAATCGTATTGTTCAGATCACCGACTTCCTGAAAGACATGCATGCACAGGACTTGACAGGGATACCGGACAATACAATGATCATTCTGATAATAATTACCGCAGTGATCATAACAGTTCGGGACAAGTGCCCGGTACCAACATGGATGAACTCGTGAAGAACATGATGAAAGAAGCGGCAAAGACCGCAGCAAAAGGGGCCGCATCCCAAGCTGCCCGCAGGACACGTTCATCAATAAAGACAAGCCCCTCGATGGCGATCATATTCATTTGCATCGTTTCGTTCTTCCTGAAAATTATTCCGGGCTATGTAGCATCATTCCAGCTACTGCCAAGCCTGATGTTCTTAAAACCATGGACGCTTATCACACACATGTTCCTTCATGCCAGTTTCGGACACCTGTTCTTTAATATGCTGGTTTTGTTCTTCTTTGGCAGAGAACTTGAAAAACGTATAGGAAAAGACCTTTTCCTTTATGTATATTTCATATCAGGAATAATTGCAGCACTCGGATATTCAATAACCAGTGCAAACAATGTCCCGATCATAGGGGCTAGCGGTGCGATCATGGGAGTATTTGCAGCACTTACAATACTTGCACCAAACATGGAAGTATATGTGTATTTCATCCCGATGAAAATAAAATACGCACTCTTATTGTTCGTACTTCTTGACTTTATGCTATTGAATGCAAATGATATGGTAGCCCACACTGCCCACCTTAGTGGTGTCCTGGTAGGAGTAATCATGGGATACAAGATCAAAAAGACAATTGTACCGCGCAGTCAGAATTCCTACGGTTTTCGAAGGTGA
- the cdhA gene encoding CO dehydrogenase/acetyl-CoA synthase complex subunit alpha, which produces MSELTTGRFSISDLDNVQITINNIVGAIEKQSDDIDVEMGPTVKPGVSSLRDWDHNILDRYNPVYTPMCDQCCYCTFGPCDLSGNKEGACGINLEGHNAREFMLRVITGAAAHSGHGRHLLHHLIGLYGKDHPLDVGATNIIAPNVQLVTGVQPKTLGDLDSVLSYVEEQITQLLAAIHVGQEGAAIDFESKALHGGMIDHVGMEISDIAQISCLDFPKSDEEAPLADIGMGCLDASKPTLIVIGHNVAAVTDIIDYMEDKGLNDKIELGGLCCTALDMTRYKTGDRTLPRAKVVGTLAKELKTIRSGIPDVIIVDEQCIRADVLKEASKLMIPVITTNDKVMYGLKDRSNDSIEDILEDLTTGKEKGALMFDYVKLGELAPRLTMMMSEIRKQKGIKALPTDEELKELADSCVHCLKCEVACPNSLPISEAMTALSEGDLSKFELLHDKCIACGRCEYACPKDIDIVNVIEKSSQRVISEEVGKVRVGRGPISDPEIREEGVNLVLGTTPGIVALVGCSNYPDGTKDLFTIADEMLRRSYIVVVSGCSAMDLGMYKGEDGLTLYEKYPSRFKSGGLLNTGSCVSNAHITGAVIKVASIFAQKNISGNYEEIADYTLNRVGAVGVAWGAYSQKAASIGTGCSRLGIPVILGPHGSKYRRALIAKPYEEEKWKVYDARNGSEMQIPAAPDYLLTTAETVEEMMPMLAKSCIRPSDNNMGRMIKLTHYMELSQKYLGIMPEDWYKFVRTETDLPLAKREKLLKILEEEHGWEIDWKRKKILSGPTMKSDVSAQPTNLKRLCKEA; this is translated from the coding sequence ATGAGTGAGCTAACTACAGGTAGATTTTCTATCAGCGACCTTGATAATGTTCAGATCACCATCAATAACATTGTAGGTGCTATTGAAAAACAATCAGATGACATTGATGTTGAGATGGGGCCAACGGTCAAGCCCGGAGTTTCATCACTGAGGGATTGGGACCATAATATTCTTGACAGGTACAATCCAGTTTATACTCCAATGTGTGACCAGTGTTGTTACTGTACTTTCGGACCATGTGACCTTAGTGGAAATAAAGAAGGTGCCTGTGGTATCAACCTGGAAGGCCATAATGCACGTGAGTTCATGCTGCGTGTGATCACAGGAGCAGCAGCACATTCAGGACACGGAAGACATCTCCTTCACCATTTGATCGGTCTGTATGGTAAGGACCATCCACTTGATGTTGGTGCTACTAATATTATAGCTCCAAATGTCCAGCTTGTCACAGGGGTACAGCCAAAGACACTTGGTGATCTTGATTCTGTTCTCAGCTATGTCGAAGAACAGATCACACAGTTGCTTGCAGCTATTCATGTAGGTCAGGAAGGAGCAGCAATTGACTTTGAGTCGAAAGCACTTCATGGCGGTATGATCGATCATGTTGGTATGGAGATCTCAGATATTGCACAGATATCCTGTCTTGACTTCCCTAAATCAGATGAAGAGGCACCCCTTGCAGACATTGGTATGGGATGTCTGGATGCTTCAAAGCCTACTTTGATAGTCATCGGGCACAACGTTGCAGCAGTCACTGATATCATCGATTATATGGAAGACAAGGGTCTTAACGATAAGATCGAGCTTGGTGGGCTTTGTTGTACCGCTCTTGATATGACTCGTTACAAGACCGGCGACAGAACCCTTCCAAGGGCAAAGGTCGTTGGCACTCTTGCAAAAGAACTTAAGACCATCAGATCAGGGATACCTGATGTTATCATTGTCGATGAACAGTGTATAAGGGCCGATGTCCTCAAAGAAGCAAGTAAGCTCATGATACCTGTTATCACGACAAATGATAAAGTCATGTATGGACTTAAAGATCGCTCCAATGATAGTATTGAGGACATCCTCGAAGACCTTACTACCGGAAAGGAAAAAGGCGCTTTAATGTTCGATTACGTGAAGCTTGGAGAACTTGCACCTCGTCTTACTATGATGATGTCCGAGATAAGGAAGCAGAAGGGCATCAAGGCACTTCCAACAGATGAAGAGCTCAAGGAGCTTGCAGACAGTTGTGTTCACTGTCTTAAATGTGAAGTTGCATGTCCTAATAGCCTGCCTATCAGCGAGGCAATGACCGCTCTGAGCGAAGGTGACCTTTCAAAGTTCGAGCTGCTACATGACAAATGTATCGCATGTGGTCGTTGCGAATATGCATGTCCAAAGGATATTGATATCGTCAATGTTATCGAAAAGTCCTCACAGCGTGTTATAAGCGAAGAGGTTGGGAAGGTTCGTGTCGGTAGAGGGCCTATCAGTGACCCAGAGATCAGGGAAGAGGGAGTCAACCTCGTACTCGGAACAACTCCGGGTATTGTTGCACTGGTCGGATGTTCCAACTATCCGGATGGTACGAAAGACCTTTTCACGATCGCAGATGAGATGCTCAGAAGGAGTTACATTGTTGTGGTCTCAGGTTGTTCTGCAATGGACCTTGGTATGTACAAGGGCGAAGACGGACTGACCCTTTATGAGAAGTATCCTTCAAGGTTCAAGAGTGGAGGTCTGCTTAACACAGGGTCATGTGTATCTAACGCACATATTACAGGTGCGGTAATCAAGGTCGCATCCATCTTTGCACAGAAGAACATCTCCGGAAACTACGAAGAAATCGCAGATTACACACTCAATCGTGTTGGTGCTGTTGGTGTTGCATGGGGTGCATATTCCCAGAAGGCAGCATCCATCGGAACAGGCTGCTCAAGGCTTGGTATTCCGGTCATTCTCGGTCCGCATGGCTCAAAGTACCGCAGGGCACTTATTGCAAAGCCATATGAGGAAGAAAAGTGGAAGGTTTACGATGCGAGAAATGGCAGTGAGATGCAGATCCCTGCAGCTCCGGACTATCTGCTTACAACCGCAGAGACAGTTGAGGAAATGATGCCTATGCTTGCGAAGAGCTGCATCCGTCCAAGTGACAACAACATGGGCAGGATGATCAAGCTGACGCATTACATGGAGCTCAGCCAGAAATATCTTGGTATCATGCCAGAGGATTGGTACAAGTTCGTCAGAACTGAGACCGATCTTCCTCTTGCAAAGCGTGAAAAACTGCTTAAGATACTGGAAGAGGAGCATGGTTGGGAGATCGACTGGAAGAGAAAGAAGATCCTTTCAGGACCAACGATGAAATCCGATGTTTCAGCACAGCCGACAAACCTCAAGAGACTTTGTAAGGAGGCTTAA
- the cdhB gene encoding CO dehydrogenase/acetyl-CoA synthase complex subunit epsilon — MVDVIKNTQIHCTYGCKSSKAVQPDVAGKMISKAKRPLFIVGSQILKDEELLKRSIEIAKKADLPVAATGHSMSGLVDQGVNAKYINVHALATYLCDPNWTGLDGKGQYDTIIVLGHFKYYIDQVLSGLKSFSKLKSIAIEREYIQNATMSFGNITPAVHIEALDELIDNL, encoded by the coding sequence ATGGTTGATGTCATTAAGAATACTCAGATACATTGCACATATGGTTGCAAGAGCTCAAAGGCAGTGCAGCCAGATGTTGCCGGAAAGATGATATCAAAGGCAAAGCGTCCTTTGTTCATTGTTGGATCACAGATACTCAAGGATGAAGAGTTGTTGAAACGTTCCATCGAGATCGCAAAGAAAGCAGATCTGCCGGTAGCTGCTACCGGTCACTCCATGAGTGGTCTTGTCGATCAGGGTGTTAATGCAAAATATATCAATGTACATGCACTGGCAACCTATCTTTGTGATCCTAACTGGACCGGTCTTGATGGTAAGGGCCAGTATGATACTATCATCGTACTGGGGCATTTTAAATACTATATCGATCAGGTACTTTCCGGTTTGAAAAGCTTTTCAAAACTTAAGTCGATCGCGATCGAAAGAGAGTATATTCAGAACGCTACTATGTCCTTTGGAAACATAACTCCTGCTGTACATATTGAAGCGCTGGATGAACTTATAGATAACTTATGA
- the cdhC gene encoding CO dehydrogenase/CO-methylating acetyl-CoA synthase complex subunit beta, with amino-acid sequence MADEYPFEISPMFEGERIRKDGMHVELSGPKSKGYELVRATSMDEIEDGKFTLIGPDISEMEEGSRHPFAMIYKIAGELVEEDLESIVERRNHDFQNYIQGLMHLNQRYDVWIRVSKDAVAKGLTSFEPIAQAVMMLFKNELPFIEKVEAVYITDLAEIEKEMDNVKAIYKSRDDRTRDLHDEDVDTFYGCTLCQSFAPSNVCVITPDRISLCGAINWFDGRAAAKVDPEGPQFAIPKGDTINAVAGEYSGVNDLAKSLSSGEYDRINLHSFFEYPHTSCGCFEVVGFYIPEVDGIGWVDRDFTGVAPNGLPFSTMAGQTGGGKQVVGFLGIGINYFRSPKFIQADGGWDRVVWMPKHLKDRVLADIPANIADKVATEEDASDLDSLKNFLTEKDHPIVQRWEEEAEEEPEAEEEVQEATMFAAPPTMQNTMPMQGMPMMMPSSSGTGGVKIILKNAKVSIEKVIIQKKE; translated from the coding sequence ATGGCAGACGAATATCCTTTCGAGATCTCACCGATGTTCGAAGGGGAGAGGATTAGGAAAGACGGCATGCACGTTGAGCTCTCAGGACCGAAATCGAAAGGTTATGAGCTTGTAAGAGCTACTTCAATGGATGAGATCGAGGACGGTAAGTTCACACTTATCGGTCCCGATATTTCTGAAATGGAAGAAGGCTCAAGACACCCGTTCGCAATGATCTACAAGATCGCAGGGGAACTTGTAGAAGAAGACCTTGAGTCTATTGTAGAGCGTAGGAACCACGATTTCCAGAACTACATTCAGGGTTTAATGCATTTGAACCAGAGATATGATGTATGGATCCGTGTAAGCAAGGATGCTGTGGCAAAAGGTCTTACTTCCTTTGAGCCTATTGCTCAGGCCGTTATGATGCTGTTCAAGAACGAGCTTCCATTCATAGAGAAGGTCGAAGCTGTCTACATAACAGATCTCGCTGAGATCGAGAAAGAGATGGATAATGTAAAGGCCATCTACAAGTCAAGGGATGACAGGACACGTGACCTCCACGATGAGGATGTTGACACCTTCTACGGATGTACCCTCTGTCAATCATTTGCTCCTTCTAACGTTTGTGTGATCACACCGGACAGGATATCACTCTGTGGTGCTATCAACTGGTTCGATGGTCGTGCAGCTGCAAAGGTTGACCCTGAAGGTCCGCAGTTCGCTATTCCTAAAGGTGATACGATCAATGCAGTAGCTGGTGAGTATTCCGGTGTTAATGATCTTGCAAAATCACTCTCAAGCGGTGAATATGATCGTATCAACCTTCACTCCTTCTTCGAATATCCACATACATCATGTGGCTGTTTCGAGGTAGTAGGTTTCTATATCCCTGAGGTAGATGGTATCGGATGGGTTGACAGAGACTTTACAGGTGTTGCACCAAATGGTCTTCCATTTTCAACAATGGCTGGTCAGACTGGCGGTGGAAAGCAGGTTGTTGGTTTCCTTGGTATTGGTATCAACTATTTCAGGTCACCAAAGTTCATTCAGGCAGATGGTGGCTGGGACCGGGTTGTATGGATGCCAAAGCATCTGAAAGACCGGGTATTAGCTGACATTCCAGCTAATATTGCAGATAAGGTTGCAACCGAAGAAGATGCTTCAGACCTTGATTCCCTTAAGAACTTCCTTACTGAGAAGGATCATCCTATCGTTCAGAGATGGGAAGAAGAAGCTGAGGAAGAACCAGAAGCTGAAGAGGAAGTTCAGGAAGCAACAATGTTCGCAGCACCTCCAACGATGCAGAACACTATGCCAATGCAGGGTATGCCAATGATGATGCCATCTTCATCAGGTACTGGTGGCGTTAAGATAATTCTTAAGAATGCTAAAGTGAGCATTGAGAAAGTGATCATTCAGAAAAAGGAGTAA
- a CDS encoding AAA family ATPase: MTKVIALTGKGGTGKTAITSLLIRHLTKTNKVVLAIDADPDTNLPETLGCEVSKTVGDMKQFMQDERDNLPPDVNKQSIFESKLYEVLEEMPKYDLIVMGRPEGSGCYCYVNNLLRGIMDKLVKNYDVVIIDTEAGLEHFSRKMIRDVDELIVVTDGSRRGLRTAERIRDLTEELDTNIKNIVVVANKVTDANRAEIKSTAEGLNLELIGTVPMDSIIAERDLKGIPLFDLPDDSVAVQEVDKIAKKLGL, encoded by the coding sequence GTGACAAAAGTTATAGCATTAACAGGTAAGGGTGGAACAGGGAAGACTGCTATAACCAGTCTTCTCATTCGCCATCTTACAAAGACTAATAAGGTTGTCCTTGCAATCGATGCTGATCCGGATACAAATTTACCGGAAACACTTGGTTGTGAAGTGTCAAAGACAGTTGGTGACATGAAGCAGTTCATGCAGGATGAGAGAGATAATCTTCCTCCTGATGTGAATAAACAGTCTATTTTTGAATCCAAGCTCTATGAGGTTCTGGAGGAAATGCCAAAGTACGATCTTATTGTAATGGGTCGTCCAGAAGGTTCTGGTTGTTACTGCTATGTGAACAATCTGCTTCGTGGTATAATGGACAAGCTTGTCAAGAACTATGATGTTGTTATCATCGATACCGAAGCCGGACTTGAGCATTTTAGCCGTAAAATGATCAGGGACGTTGATGAGCTTATTGTCGTTACAGATGGTTCAAGACGCGGACTGCGTACAGCAGAACGAATAAGGGATCTGACTGAGGAACTTGACACCAACATAAAGAATATAGTCGTTGTTGCGAATAAGGTCACAGATGCAAATAGGGCCGAGATCAAGAGCACAGCAGAAGGACTGAACCTTGAATTGATAGGAACAGTTCCAATGGATAGTATCATTGCGGAAAGAGACCTCAAAGGGATCCCTCTTTTTGATCTTCCTGACGATTCCGTTGCAGTTCAGGAAGTTGATAAGATCGCAAAGAAACTTGGTCTTTGA
- the cdhD gene encoding CO dehydrogenase/acetyl-CoA synthase subunit delta, whose product MSNKMKLSGLTDILKDLDVQSLEGVTIEGDIELDISGGGGLNPAIAYALGHEAAQISMHVANIARMLGYPVDQLFAASMGGVPQQAPVAGASRIPELLPAKFDVSKMSEWATPIQEVTLGATSADGGSRKSTVTLGGENALPYYFDAEMPHRNYVTMDVFDMPISMAKSVKENYGDVINDPAEWAKKVVKDFNADMVTIHLISTDPLINDTPAREAAKVVEDVLQAVKVPIVIGGSGNPKKDPEVLERAAEVAEGERVLLASASLNLDYERVAKAATDHGHAVLSWTQLEINAQKELNRKLMKQCNVPRDSIVMDPTTAALGYGLDYAYTNMERIRLAGLMGDDELTFPMSSGTTNAWGARESWMKESPLKQDSDWGPREYRGPIWEIITGLTLSLAGNDMFMMMHPTSVQVLKEITQTLYGSIEAEEIDITKWIGAEV is encoded by the coding sequence ATGTCAAACAAGATGAAATTATCAGGTCTTACTGATATTCTTAAAGACCTCGATGTCCAGTCACTCGAAGGAGTGACAATTGAAGGTGACATCGAGCTCGATATTTCCGGAGGCGGCGGATTAAATCCTGCAATAGCCTACGCACTTGGGCACGAAGCTGCTCAGATATCAATGCATGTTGCTAATATTGCACGAATGTTAGGATACCCTGTTGACCAGCTTTTCGCAGCATCAATGGGCGGAGTTCCACAGCAGGCACCTGTTGCAGGTGCATCAAGGATACCAGAACTCCTTCCTGCTAAATTCGATGTCTCAAAGATGAGCGAATGGGCAACACCTATTCAGGAAGTTACCCTTGGTGCAACATCAGCAGATGGCGGTTCCCGTAAGAGCACTGTAACTCTTGGTGGAGAAAATGCACTTCCTTATTACTTTGATGCAGAAATGCCACACCGTAATTATGTTACAATGGATGTTTTTGACATGCCGATAAGCATGGCAAAATCTGTCAAAGAGAACTATGGTGATGTTATCAACGATCCTGCCGAATGGGCAAAGAAGGTCGTAAAGGACTTCAATGCAGATATGGTAACAATTCACCTTATCTCAACAGATCCACTCATCAACGATACTCCGGCAAGGGAAGCTGCAAAGGTCGTAGAGGATGTTCTTCAGGCGGTCAAGGTACCTATTGTCATCGGTGGTTCAGGTAACCCTAAGAAAGATCCTGAAGTTCTCGAAAGGGCAGCTGAAGTTGCAGAGGGGGAACGTGTTCTCTTAGCATCTGCAAGTCTAAACCTTGATTATGAAAGAGTTGCAAAAGCTGCTACTGACCACGGTCATGCAGTACTTTCATGGACCCAGCTTGAGATCAATGCACAAAAAGAACTTAACAGAAAGCTCATGAAACAGTGTAATGTCCCAAGGGATAGCATTGTCATGGACCCAACCACAGCAGCGCTTGGTTATGGTCTTGATTACGCATACACTAACATGGAACGTATTCGACTTGCAGGTCTTATGGGCGATGATGAACTGACATTCCCAATGTCTTCTGGTACTACCAATGCATGGGGTGCACGTGAATCATGGATGAAGGAATCTCCACTCAAACAGGATTCTGATTGGGGTCCACGTGAGTACAGAGGTCCTATTTGGGAGATCATCACAGGTCTGACACTTTCACTTGCAGGTAATGATATGTTCATGATGATGCACCCAACATCCGTTCAGGTGCTCAAAGAAATAACACAAACACTCTATGGTTCAATTGAGGCAGAAGAGATCGATATCACTAAGTGGATCGGAGCGGAGGTGTGA